The sequence below is a genomic window from Chryseobacterium foetidum.
TTCTGTCCAGAATCTTCATCTCCGCTTTCCCATCTTTCAAAACTCTCGAAAGTTTCAGCAAAGCAGGAAGCTGCTGAAAAGCTTTGTCTATATTGTCGCGGTAAAGTTTTGCGTTTTCATCCAGTCTGCGGTTAAGTTCTGCTGCAGAATTATTTTTCTGTCCCTGCACGATGGTACTCAAAAACAGAAAACAGCCCGAAAAAAATAGTATTTTAATGGCTTGAGGGAGATTCACAAAAACTTAATTTTAAATTTGATTGAGTAAAAGTATAGAAAAAGAAAGAATTTATGAAATATAAGACAAAATATTATCGGTTTTAATGAAAATAATTCGTGAAAAACATTCTTAAATTAATTTACTTAATTTTCTTCGCCTGCTGAATCAGTTTTTGAATTCTCGCATCCAGATCTTCACTAGTTAAAGTCTGTCTCAAACTGTCAACCTTAATCGGGAAGCTCAAAGGCGTAAATGCATTGGCAAATTTCAAAACAATTTTAGACTTTTCAATTCTTTTGAAAGCCTCTACCAATCGCTGTTCCTGCAACTGCATATTAAAAACTTCGGTATATGCCTGTTTTACTAGAAAATGATTTGGGTCATAATCTTCGAGAACTTTAAAAATCAATCCTGCCGAGCTTTGCAAAGCTTTATTCGAACGCTGTTGACCAGGGAAATTCTGCACGACCATTCCTGAAATCACTGCAATGTCTCTGAATTTGCGGCTTGCCATTTCTGCTGAATTGATACTTGAAATAACATCAACCATCAGATTATCTCTGGTCAGAATTCTATCCAAATTATCTTCAGTGATTGGAATTTCTTTATCGCTAAAAAGTTCAAAACCATAATCATTCATCGCCATCGAAAAGGAAATGGGAGCGAGTTTCGAAATTCGGTAAGCAATTAAAGCAGCCATTACTTCGTGCACCAAACGCCCTTCAAAAGGATACATAAACAAGTGATAGCCTTCACGGTTTTTAATCATCTCAACCAAAAATTCGTCCTCTTTGGGAATGTGAGAACGCTTCTCCTGATTGGCTAAAAGCGGATGCAGAAATTTCAGTTCCTTTTCAGAAGCTTTAGGGTTAAGTGCTCCTGATAATTTTTCTCTTAAAAAATGACCTAGATTCGAACTCAAAGGCAATCTTCCACCCAAATAACTCGGAGCCTGTGCTTTACCTTTAGAAGCCCGCACGAAAACCGTCATATCCTTAATCATCGCCACTTCCAAAACCCGACCTGCAAGAATAAATTTTTCTTCTTTCTTCAGTCTTGAAATAAAATATTCCTCGACCATTCCGATATATCCGCCGGAAATAAATTTCACCTTCAGCATTGCATCGCTTACGATTGCGCCCATATTCATCCGGTGCAACATCGCAATTTTTCGGGAAGTTACTTTGTGCAGTCCATCTTCCATCACGACCACTTTGTGATATTCTTCATAGCTTTTCAAGGCACTTCCGCCAATCGTGAGAAAATCAATCATTCCTTTCCATTCTTCATCTCTTATTTCCTGAAACGTGTAGACTTTTTTAATTCTTTCATAAACTTCAGCAGGGAAAAATCCGTCACCAACCGCCAAAGTCATTAAGAATTGGACCAAAACATCGAAACACAAAACCAAAGGTTCACGTGGCTCAATGACTTTCTGTTTTACAGCTTCCTTTAAAGCGGCAACTTCGATTAATTCTAAAGAATGCGTCGGGACACAGAATATTTTTGAAGTTTCAAAAGGGGAGTGGCCGCTTCGTCCCGCACGTTGCAAAAATCTCGCAACACCTTTCGCAGAGCCGATTTGAATGACCGTATCCACAGGTTTAAAATCAATTCCCAAGTCCAAAGAAGATGTGGAAACAACCGCTTTCAGTTTCCCTGAACTTAAATTTTCCTCAATCCAAATTCTCAGATGCGAATCAATCGAACTGTGGTGAATAGCGATTTGTCCCGCAAAATCTGGATATGCATTCAGTAAAAGCTGATACCACATTTCGCTCTGACTTCGGGTATTTGTAAAAACAATCGTCGATTTGGATTCTAAAATAATGGGAACCACCTTATCCGCCAGTTTTTGTCCCAGATGTCCTGCCCAAGGCAACAGTTCAACTTCGTCCGGAAAAACCGAAATAATATCGATTTTCTTGAGTTCTTTAGCTGTAATTTTTGTTTTCTTAATGTCATACGGAATCAAAACATCCTGCGCTTCATCAAGATTTCCGATGGTTGCCGTGATTCCCCAGATTTTAAGTTTTGGAACATAATGGAAAAGCTGTGAAATTCCCAATTCAACCATTACGCCCCGTTTTGAACCAAGCAATTCGTGCCACTCATCCACTGCAACGCAATGCATATTGGTGAAGAACCGCTGATGATTTTTCTGTCCTAAAAGTAAATGCAGACTTTCGGGAGTCACCACCAAAATCTCGGGCATATTTTTCACCTGTTGTTGACGGACTTTTGGGTCAGTGTCGCCGTTTCTTACGCCAACAGCCCAATCCAATCCAATCTCATCAATCGCTTCCTGCATTGCTTTGGCGATATCTTTGGCGAGGGAACGAAGTGGCGTAATCCAAATCATTTTCAGTCCATTTTTATACTTTTCAGGATAAGTCAGGAAATCTGAAATCAAAGCTAAAAATACCGAAAAAGTTTTCCCAAAACCGGTCGGAGCCACCACCATTCCGCTGTAGCCACTGCCGAATTTCTGCCAGGTATCGACCTGAAATTTAAAGGGCGAGTTGCCTTTTTCCATCATCCAATTCTGAATGATTTTAAAGCCTTCGGTATTTTCGTAGTTGCTCAAATTATATTTTTTTTTAACCACAAAAGTCACAAAAGATTTTAGTGCGTTTTAGTTATTCAAAAGTTCAAAAAGCTTTATTCTAAATCTTTTTTGAACTATCTACAGAATCATTTTAAACTTTAGCTTTTGTGACTTTTGTGGTTGATATTTTTTACTGAATCAATTTTTTAATCTCTTCAATATCATCAATATCGTTCACGGTTTTATCTTTCCGCCATCTTAAAATTCTTGGGAAACGCAATGCAACACCGCTTTTATGACGATTGCTGAAGCCAATTCCTTCAAAGGCAATCTCGAAAACCAATTCAGGCTTCACGGTACGCACGGGGCCGAATTTTTCAATCGCATTTTTATTCACAAACTTGCTGACTTCCATTATTTCCTTGTCGGTCAATCCGGAATAGGCTTTCGCAATTGTGACCAGTTTATCTTCACTTTTCACGGCAAAACTGTAATCGGTGTAGTAGGCGCTGCGTCGTCCGCTTCCTTTCTGAGCGTAAATCAATACCGCATCAATCGTCAACGGACTGATTTTCCATTTCCACCAGTCGCCTTTTTTTCGTCCGGAATGGTAATGTGAATTTTTCTGTTTCAGCATCAGACCTTCACTATTGATTTCCCGTGAATTTTCTCTGATTAAATCTAATTTGCTCCAATCATCGAAATCAATGGCCTGTGAAATTTTAATTTTTTCCGGTGCTTCATTCAGCAACAATTCTTCCAGCATCGCTCTTCTTGCAGAGATTGGTTTTTCCCGTAAATCTGTTCCTTCCAGTTCCAAAATATCATATGCAAAAACTTCAATAGGAATTTCAGCGAGCATTTTTTTAGTTAAAGTTTTACGGTTTAATCGTTTCTGTAATTCGTTAAAATTTAAAACGTTACCTTCCTTTACCGCAAGTATTTCTCCATCAATAACGAAATTTCCTTTCATATTCTGAACCACTTCTGCAATTTCAGGAAACTGTTCTGTTACCAATTCTTCACCACGCGACCAGATGAAAACTTCATCGTTTCTTCTGATAATCTGTCCTCGAATTCCGTCCCATTTGTATTCAATGAGCCATTCATCGGGTTTACCCAAATCTTCCAAATCTTTCTCCAGAGGATAAGCCAAACAAAAAGGATAAGGTTTTGAGTTGTCAGGATTAATATTTTCAGCAGAAATCAGCACTTGGAACGAAACTTCATCAGGTTGCCATTTTCCCATCAGACTGTGCATCAGCGTGCTCGCTTCCTGTCCGGAAAATTTAGTCAGAGAATTAATTAAAGTCTTAGAAGAAACCCCAATTCTGAAACTTCCACCCAGTAATTTATTGAAAATCAACCGTTCTGTATAATCCAAACCATTCCACGAGGTAAGAACAAACTCTTTTTTCTCAGCTTCAGTTTTTGTTTTTAAACCAATGATTTCATTCATCCATTCGGACAAGGTTTTTTCGATTTTTTCCGTTGGTGGCGGAAGAATCAAAGAAATCGTCTCGCCCAAATCACCTACCGAAGAATAGCTTTCCTGAAACAGCCAAAAAGGCAATTGGATAATTTCCAACGCCCATTCTTTCATATAATTGGTATTCACATTTCGCTTAGGTCTTTTCCCCGTAAACAGAGCGATGAACCATAGTTTATCGTCATCCGGCGCACGCTCAAGATAGTCGACGATGGCATCGATTTTAGCATTCGTTTTATTGGTGCTTT
It includes:
- a CDS encoding ligase-associated DNA damage response DEXH box helicase; translated protein: MMEKGNSPFKFQVDTWQKFGSGYSGMVVAPTGFGKTFSVFLALISDFLTYPEKYKNGLKMIWITPLRSLAKDIAKAMQEAIDEIGLDWAVGVRNGDTDPKVRQQQVKNMPEILVVTPESLHLLLGQKNHQRFFTNMHCVAVDEWHELLGSKRGVMVELGISQLFHYVPKLKIWGITATIGNLDEAQDVLIPYDIKKTKITAKELKKIDIISVFPDEVELLPWAGHLGQKLADKVVPIILESKSTIVFTNTRSQSEMWYQLLLNAYPDFAGQIAIHHSSIDSHLRIWIEENLSSGKLKAVVSTSSLDLGIDFKPVDTVIQIGSAKGVARFLQRAGRSGHSPFETSKIFCVPTHSLELIEVAALKEAVKQKVIEPREPLVLCFDVLVQFLMTLAVGDGFFPAEVYERIKKVYTFQEIRDEEWKGMIDFLTIGGSALKSYEEYHKVVVMEDGLHKVTSRKIAMLHRMNMGAIVSDAMLKVKFISGGYIGMVEEYFISRLKKEEKFILAGRVLEVAMIKDMTVFVRASKGKAQAPSYLGGRLPLSSNLGHFLREKLSGALNPKASEKELKFLHPLLANQEKRSHIPKEDEFLVEMIKNREGYHLFMYPFEGRLVHEVMAALIAYRISKLAPISFSMAMNDYGFELFSDKEIPITEDNLDRILTRDNLMVDVISSINSAEMASRKFRDIAVISGMVVQNFPGQQRSNKALQSSAGLIFKVLEDYDPNHFLVKQAYTEVFNMQLQEQRLVEAFKRIEKSKIVLKFANAFTPLSFPIKVDSLRQTLTSEDLDARIQKLIQQAKKIK
- a CDS encoding ATP-dependent DNA ligase, whose protein sequence is MRNFAELINALESTNKTNAKIDAIVDYLERAPDDDKLWFIALFTGKRPKRNVNTNYMKEWALEIIQLPFWLFQESYSSVGDLGETISLILPPPTEKIEKTLSEWMNEIIGLKTKTEAEKKEFVLTSWNGLDYTERLIFNKLLGGSFRIGVSSKTLINSLTKFSGQEASTLMHSLMGKWQPDEVSFQVLISAENINPDNSKPYPFCLAYPLEKDLEDLGKPDEWLIEYKWDGIRGQIIRRNDEVFIWSRGEELVTEQFPEIAEVVQNMKGNFVIDGEILAVKEGNVLNFNELQKRLNRKTLTKKMLAEIPIEVFAYDILELEGTDLREKPISARRAMLEELLLNEAPEKIKISQAIDFDDWSKLDLIRENSREINSEGLMLKQKNSHYHSGRKKGDWWKWKISPLTIDAVLIYAQKGSGRRSAYYTDYSFAVKSEDKLVTIAKAYSGLTDKEIMEVSKFVNKNAIEKFGPVRTVKPELVFEIAFEGIGFSNRHKSGVALRFPRILRWRKDKTVNDIDDIEEIKKLIQ